Proteins from one Porites lutea chromosome 3, jaPorLute2.1, whole genome shotgun sequence genomic window:
- the LOC140930177 gene encoding T-box transcription factor T homolog 1-like yields the protein MHSEEKKQPTSFSVNHILQAAENTMSGERARETDGANTDNSSEDSNVKITLDEADLWRRFKSLTNEMIVTKNGRRMFPVLKINVTGLEPKAMYSFLLDFVSVEGHRWKYVNGEWVSGGKPEPPTPSCVYIHPDSPNFGAHWMKQPVVFSKVKLTNKQNGNGQIMLNSLHKYEPRIHIIRVGAPESNRTVVSHSFPETQFIAVTAYQNEEITSLKIKYNPFAKAFLDAKERQEQKEALEQAVESHSAYSQYGWFCAGPSPVYQHHHHPRPYAHIPSSPYDRLGIRGHRPSPYPNPYHKRTDLPTQAVAHAPQYFPSDSNQLILPGPTALDNISMSTASLATHSHHTPAGPHQLHPGLSPFMANSSYSSASRSTIDMDLAHKETDRSKCLQPPGLSLHPTWNTLGQA from the exons ATGCATTCCGAGGAGAAGAAACAACCCACATCGTTTTCTGTGAACCACATCTTACAAGCCGCCGAGAACACAATGTCTGGTGAAAGAGCAAGAGAGACAGACGGCGCAAATACTGACAATTCCAGCGAAGACAGCAATGTCAAGATTACCCTGGACGAGGCGGATTTGTGGCGGAGATTCAAGTCACTGACCAACGAGATGATAGTCACCAAAAACGGAAG ACGGATGTTTCCCGTACTCAAGATCAACGTCACTGGACTAGAGCCTAAAGCAATGTACTCTTTCTTGCTCGATTTCGTGTCCGTTGAGGGTCACCGATGGAAGTACGTGAATGGAGAATGGGTGTCAGGTGGAAAACCAGAACCTCCGACCCCTAGCTGTGTATACATCCACCCTGATTCGCCAAATTTCGGAGCACATTGGATGAAACAGCCCGTAGTTTTCTCCAAAGTGAAACTGaccaacaaacaaaatggcaatGGGCAG ATTATGTTGAATTCCTTACACAAGTACGAGCCAAGAATACACATCATTCGTGTGGGTGCACCGGAAAGCAATAGAACAGTGGTCTCGCATTCATTTCCAGAGACGCAATTTATCGCGGTAACAGCTTATCAAAACGAAGAG ATTACAAGTTTAAAGATAAAGTATAACCCCTTTGCGAAGGCTTTCCTGGACGCGAAAGAACG GCAAGAGCAAAAAGAGGCCCTAGAGCAGGCTGTGGAGTCTCATTCGGCCTATTCGCAAT atGGTTGGTTTTGCGCTGGTCCTTCGCCTGTTTACCAACACCACCATCACCCAAGACCGTACGCGCACATTCCTTCTTCGCCATATGACCGTTTAGGAATCAGAGGCCATCGCCCATCTCCGTACCCTAACCCATACCACAAGCGAACGGATTTGCCAACACAAG CTGTAGCTCACGCACCTCAGTATTTTCCAAGCGACTCCAACCAGCTGATTTTACCTGGCCCCACAGCTTTGGACAACATTTCCATGTCAACGGCCTCGCTTGCGACGCACTCGCATCACACGCCAGCCGGCCCTCATCAGCTACATCCCGGGCTGAGCCCATTCATGGCCAATTCTTCCTACAGCTCAGCTTCTAGAAGTACTATCGATATGGACTTGGCTCATAAGGAAACTGACAGATCGAAATGTCTTCAACCGCCTGGGTTGTCTCTCCATCCAACTTGGAATACTCTGGGTCAAGCCTAA
- the LOC140930175 gene encoding protein rolling stone-like codes for MCLCPEEFSFKRLRLSHPYSSAFTTSPWLPLPLFLFYRLVAAFYFLSWLIYSGFNDGGYWFIYLSNWVFTVVTAHFLLAMFITTHYCCGAGVEADPAGFGPRRFKSETYIVGLSSEDEGNESKEQSYVKAKDEDDDLSLWTKVSWVIFTIASVNSLVITVAYWAAVYTPGEEIDGVSVNEHILAAVFMLIEVTISNIPVRLLHFIYSHVFASIYMLFTVIYWGAGGRDKDGNRYIYRMLNYQEQPGTAILVVFLILIILQSAVHLFLFALFRFRAWLISKYPQ; via the exons ATGTGTCTCTGCCCGGAAGAATTCTCCTTTAAACGTCTCAGACTGTCACATCCTTACTCCAGTGCATTTACAACTTCGCCG tggCTGCCACTTCCTCTGTTTCTCTTTTACCGCTTGGTCGCCGCTTTTTATTTCCTGTCATGGCTAATCTACAGTGGCTTCAATGACGGCGGCTATTGGTTCATTTACCTCAGCAACTGGGTCTTCACTGTGGTAACCGCTCATTTCCTGCTAGCAATGTTCATTACCACACACTACTGCTGCGGCGCGGGGGTCGAAGCCGATCCGGCGGGCTTCGGACCTCGCCGCTTCAAGTCCGAAACTTACATCGTAGGACTGTCTTCTGAAGACGAAGGCAACGAATCCAAGGAACAGTCGTACGTTAAAGCCAAAGATGAAGACGATGATTTGTCACTTTGGACCAAGGTATCTTGGGTAATCTTCACCATAGCAAGTGTCAACAGCCTGGTGATTACCGTCGCTTACTGGGCAGCAGTGTACACTCCTGGTGAGGAGATCGACGGCGTGAGTGTAAATGAACACATCCTGGCAGCGGTCTTCATGTTGATTGAAGTAACAATCAGCAATATCCCAGTTCGCCTTTTGCATTTCATTTATTCTCATGTTTTCGCATCCATCTATATGCTTTTTACCGTGATTTACTGGGGTGCAGGAGGAAGAGATAAAGATGGCAATCGCTACATTTACAGAATGCTTAATTATCAGGAACAGCCAGGAACCGCAATCCTCGTTGTGTTTCTTATCCTGATCATTTTGCAAAGTGCAGTGCATCTGTTCCTTTTCGCGTTGTTCAGATTTAGAGCATGGTTGATTTCTAAATATCCGCAGTAA